In the Cryptococcus neoformans var. neoformans JEC21 chromosome 1, complete sequence genome, one interval contains:
- a CDS encoding expressed protein gives MSYTIAGRAIKNEYLALGTIISTIGIAVAATGGSDKAAASSAPVSVSDDKTITGETPEEEDFIRQFVAEAEKSEKH, from the exons ATGTCCTACACGATCGCCGGCCGTGCTATCAAG AACGAGTACCT CGCCCTCGGTACCATTATCTCCACCATTGGCATCGCTGTTGCCGCTACTGGTGGCTCAGATAAGGCCgctgcctcttctgctcctgTTTCCGTATCTGACGACAAAACCATCACCGGCGAGACTcccgaggaggaggattt CATCCGTCAATTCGTCGCCGAGGCCGAAAAATCCGAAAAGCACTAG